A window of Quercus robur chromosome 12, dhQueRobu3.1, whole genome shotgun sequence genomic DNA:
aGTGGTGTTCAACATGATTTTTAAAGGCATCACTTGAGACCCCAAATGTTGGTGTCTCCTTTCTTGCATAAGTTTGTGGCTTGCACAGGAAACAAGCCAAAATTAATTAACAACAAAAGATAGGAAAGCATTAAATTAATCTTATAGTATATGTGACTCATTATTATCCTTGAAACAATGGTTGAAAactatatttattaaaatacaaataccaAAACATCAGTTTTAATTAACATTGAATGATGCTCAATagctttgaaaaaaaatgttggattaTTATCAGTGTCTGTTTTATTCTTGCAGAAACCATTATTGTCGGGGTCAAATTATCTATGCAAGCCCTTAAATtaattattctctttttctGTTTTCCTTAGAGAACTAGTACTAGAGTATAGCTTGAGACTAGACAATGTCTGATATTGAGGGAAAATCAAGGCAAGTAATGGGGATTCGTTATGTTTGGAGATTTTAAACATGTTTTTGGGTGTAACTACCTCTAGCCAAATGATATCAGTACCATAGCCAAAGTATCAATTAGGCAGAATGGTTCATACAAATTGATAATCAATCTTCAAGCTACATTGAGAAAGTGAAAGATAATTTTGTCAACTTGAATCACATACCGGCCATATTAATCTATTGGCTAGATGAACATTATAGCGTTAGCAGTAAGCTAGACTTTGATCAAAAAAATCTATTGAGCTGGAGTTTAGGCTAATTAACTAGAGCAGAATCTAACTGTACACGcacatatttttaattcttaatgAATTGTTCTAATTAACATGAAAACCTAGCACTTATATGGGTCTTAAATGACAGCCACGTACCAATATCATAGATGTTTTCTTTCTGGAAAGTAATGTGagtcacatttttattttcttaactaCATTCCATAGAACCCTAGGCCTGCCTACAGAGTCTCCAATATCCGGAATGCTAACCCAAATATATTCTAAACGTAATTGTATCAATCTTGCATCAATGTGAACAATTTTTCACCATCATACATATCATCCCTCTACTGTGTACCTGGAAGTTCATCAAACAATGACTGTTCATCTTGCTCGTACCAATTGCCCTCTCACTGTAGGCATATTTCCTTCCATATCCACATCAACTTTGCTTcgattattgtatatatttaaacCCCGTGGTCTATAACTCTATATAATTACTACATAACTTTCAGTCCATATTCATCATGGCATAGTTTGCATCTTTTAAGTACATACTGTTTATTATAACATCTAAGACAACATCATTTCTTAATACATCTGCCATATATAGAATCATCTGTTTTCTTGCTGTGTCTAGGATGTCGACAGCTAAATTTATAGTTTAATGTTCATCATGATTTGGATCATTTGAATACTATCCTAACTATTTATTAAACAAACTCCATGAGAGAAGCACTAGAACAGAATCCGTAGTACTTTGCAATCATTATTGTCACCTACTTAATAGTCACAATACACAATTAACCAGAAAGCAGTCCCCAGAAATGTGGTTAGACATGATAATTGTTTACTGGAAGCATTccttaaaataaacaaaaaaaaaaaaaaaaaaaactatgatttctggttgaaatataaaattcagttactcttgaatattatttataaagGTGACAGCTTAAAATCAATGCTCTAAGAATAGACACAATGTGATATTATATTGCACATACGACACGGTCAGCTCATTTttccatttcattttcttttggataaattaataaaatttctaccgCACTTGCActactttaatttttggtaagCTAAGATCTTTATCTCCAAGTCCTTACTTCCTTTCAAGTTTCCAAAAGCAtttcttcctattttttttcttcatcatcatcatcttctccttcttcttcttcttcttcttcttcgtctcctctctttctctctctcatcataATCATTATGTCAAAATTTGGTTAGGAAATAAAATCTCACACTTTTGTCACTTCATACGTTTAAAGAGAGGAAATCTTATTAGGCCCATGCATGATGAAGATTGAACATACATAGGCAATTGGGGGCATGAACCGATCAGATATGGCTTACCTACCTAAAGAAGTGAGGCTTTTCCCAATAATTATAAGAAGAATTTCTATCTTCTTAAAGATTTTAGTGTTCATATATTTTCAAGACAGAAAAAAGAACTATATCCTGCATAAAAAATTGGGATGAATATCCATGTTTCAATTTGATGGAAAATTTCATCTTGTGGACGTTAAGACTTAAGATTTGAGATCAGTAATTGTACACATGTTTTGTGGTTTAATACATATACTTCATTGGTCAGCAACTTAATTTACAGTTTTATATCCCGCGTCAAGAGAAAAGTAGGATCTCACCATTAAAGGCCTCTTCATTAAAGAAACACTTGAGAGGGTTATAAAGATCACTTTAACACATACATATGGCTCGGTTGAGCTCCAAACTAGAGCTATTTTAATaggtttttattataaaatgggTGTTGGAGCAACCAAAACATTGCTATGGCGCCTAATTAAGTAGGAGTAAAAGTTGATTATTGAAAATTAAGGCCCCAGTTTCATTATCACTTTCAGTGCCTTCTTCCATTTTCATGGAGGAACCTTCTCTTTATCTTTAAGTTCTTTCATTGGAAACAAAATCAATCACTGAAAAGAGAGttaggaagaagaaagaagtacAAGCCTATCTGTTTTCACCGTTTTGGGTtactttttttgtacttttgctAGACGATTCAAGAATtgaactggaaaaaaaaataataataaataaataaaaacctggTTGTATGCATATATAAATCTactttggaaaagaaaatgaaaaaacagtATTCTTGAGAGATTAAATGAACACATTAAGTTGTAGCATATGTTCTTTCTTTCATATGCCATTAGTGCAGTTGAGGCTGCAACCTGGAGGTATCCATACTTTGCAGGAGTTATTATGATGCAACCCACAAAATTCTTGGATATTTTCCtgatgaaatatataaaaatgctAACAAATACAAAGTTATAAAACTGAATATGGTTGTTACTTCAGAATATAAAGGTGACCCTTTGCTACAAATTCTTGACAAAAACTTCTTAGGCAATCCCtcaatcatcttttttttttttgggagtacAATCACATAATACTATATATCAATTCATGCAAGCTCACAATTCGCATCATTCATATTGTAACCTAATTGGTTGGCCTGAAAATTCACTAGAAGATATTGTAAAGCATATTCCTTAACTAGGGTGCTTTAAGGAATCAAATGCAACTGTCCAAAGACAAGACCTATCTATAAGAATTTGTTTCATCAATGGCACCTTGCATAAGCATTTCAAGTGGAGAATATTTAAAGTCGGTTCACACTAGATTTTGACAATATTTAACTCTACTGCAAACCTAGCTGACTAGGAAATAACGTTGATAGTCATAACCACGTTTCCTAGTGGAAGACTGAGGTGATGGGGCTTTCAATAGCTAGGTTAGAAGTATCGACATCAGACCACTGTCTCTATACCTTGAGAACCCAAAAGTTTTGGTGATTACTTGACTTAATACTAGATATTAATAAGCTAATTCATAGTAGTAgcaaaaattattcaattttgtCTACCCCTTTAATTGAAAGATGAGCTGAAATGTGGTGTGAAGGGATGGAGGGGATGCGAAGAGAAGAAACTGACTTAGATATTCATTGTCTAGTTTGTTGAAGcacttaaataattaatgtaaTTTCCCAAATAAGTATatcaatatatatctatatatatatacataaataaataagaataccAAACAGAAAACTTTAATAGTTAGGTATTTCCCCAATGAAGTGTATCAAACAGATCATCTCAACAgttaaataaccaaaaaaaagaatactaTGGCATGAGGAAAATGCTTCTTGACTTAACCACTTTTAGAACTatattcatgatttttttttaagctactCCCcaaagtatatataatattgctcttaataaagataaaatttaatacatatcAATAGAGTGGCGTATCCTTGCTACTAATCTCAATAGCATCTCACCCATTTTCACTTATATTGGTGAAGCTTTGcaatatattatgaaaatatgtaataatttataatttaaaagttCTTCTACAATAGATAACAAAGTGAAAACgagtaatttataaaaaagaaataaagaaagaaaaacaagtaaTTTAAATGCTGTAATTTCTCCATTTTTTCCCATATGTATGCACTGTTTACTGTTATCCTacattcaaattcaaacaaaaaaaagaaaagaaaaactacctCTAATCATTTAAACCaaatttaaaagagagagagagagagagatatagatagatatgtatgtatgtatgaatgTATATAGTTTATAGATTTGTTCATACGGACGCAATCTACGTACCACTAATCAAACCAATATATACGAAAAAGGGTGAGGCCCTATAAGTGATGATAGGGTGGTGCCTCATCATAACCTATCTCTGCTCTCTATGTCTACATATATTTGTTTACTTCTCTGCAAGTGGTAAAGTGCCTCAAGGGAACCATGGaaggttttcaaattttggaaaggCATCTATCTTAACAGTGCCTAGCTGTTTAATTGCAACCCCAAATGATGtcaagaaatattaaaatagatgGTTTGGACTCTGAGTAGATCACCATAAAATCAAGATTCCTAGCTAAATATATGCATAGAAGACTCTTTGCTCAACAAGATCAAATGGACATGCCGGACATGCACACAGTTAAGTGGGCAAAACTAGATCTTCATTTGAGTAGGCTATATAATGCCACATCTAGGCCATGAGAATCGGAAATCAGAAATAAACACCATCCAAACTCGTTGCTTAAGAAAGAACTTCTGTTACATTAATTtttctatctcaaaaaatttaatggatTAGAGTAAATAATGCATGAGAAATCATCCACTAGGAACCTTAATTATGGACTTGATGTATGAGAGATGAGTAGCTTCAGCACTCAAAGAATAGCCAAAATTAAAGACATGTTGCGTGGGTGTTGGaagtttctttttatattttcatgaGATACGGATGATAAGAGTGATTTGAAATTCAGTAgagaactgaaaaaaaaaatcatttccaaAAGGAGTAGATTAAGAAAGTCAGCTTGAACATTAAAGTAGTATTAACGAAGACTACGAAGTCCATCCAACCAGTACTAGAAGAATGCTAACCCTTTGAAAAACCCTTGctcttaattaattttttcactgttgtatttattattttgtgaaaacaaggcaaaaaaaaaaaaaaaaaaaacagaaacccATGTTCCTAAATCTCACAAAGATGATATACCTACCTAACGAAAACACTTATGATTTAACCACACAAAACCATCATCCTTAGGAATGGAAAATCTATAAGGTaatctaaaaatagaaaacctaGTCCACATCACAAAAGGGAAACCTACTCAATCTGTTAGTCAAACTGTGTACAGCCAGTTTTCAAACATATACAGTGATACACATGGAAACCAAAGAAAACGTTGTTTTAGAAATTAGCTGAATCCTCAAACCATTTCATATAAAGAACTAATAGAGTCACCATTACAAAatagtaccttttttttttttcttttttttttttcaagaaccaaaaagaaagcagtagtagtagaagaagaagaaaagagttaCTACAACatcaacaaaagaagaagaggaagaagaattagaaaagagaagaaacatgACGGTCCGTGAATAATGTCCTGACCTTTTTTTATAACATCGTCAGAAAGCAAGCCTCTTCCATCTCACATTACAATCAAATCACCTTTCAAAAGGGACCGCCGCGCGCTGCGCCGCCTGAGTTCCCGGCCCATCCATCGACTGGTAACTGGACATTAGGCGGCATATTAAGCGGCAAATTCAAGAAAGGAAACCCGGCTGACGGGTCCGAAAAAGGGTTACTCccacccacaccaccaccaccaccaccaccacttccGCCACCGCCACCCGAACCCTGCTGCGCAGTAGGCGTCTGTATCTGCAGCTGCTCCTCTTCATCTAAGGGCAATCTCTCATAAGCCACGTTTGTGAAAGAAGCCGCAATCACTATAACCGGGCCGGCTGCAGTTAACTCCCCAACCACACTCCCTCCCACCACTTGGCCTTGTCCGCCAGCCAGAAATATAGTCAAGCTGGTGGCGCCGGGTGGAGCAGGCGGCGGCAAGAAAGATCCCGAGAGTGATAATATTTCAAACCTTCCGTGAAGCGTTACAATAGCTCCCGCCGCCGCTGGTTGCCTGAGACTTACATTTGTGACAGTACCACTGCCACTGAGAATACAGATCCCACGCTGTCGACGCCGTGCGTAGGTGGCGACACAGTCGAACACATCGCATCCATTTCCCACTTCCAGAATATGGGCTCTGAGAGTATTCGCACTCTCTCTGGTGATTATGACTGGCGGTTTGGGCTTGTTCTTGGAACCAGGTGGTCTGCCACGTGGACGCCGACCCGCGATGTCTCCTGCTCCGCCTGAGCTGTTGGTGACAAGTTCGAGACCTTGGTGTGGACCATCGTCTTGGTGAGGATCCCCAGAGTACTGTCCTCCATCGTCTTCAGAAtcttgttgctgttgctgttgttgttgttgatgatgatgttgttgttgtaattgaAGGTTGAATTCCGACCTGTGAAGCTGGTGGTGAACGTAGCGAGAAGCAGGGCCTAAATCCAAACCAGCCATAGACACATCAAAGGGCAAAAATAAAAGCCACAACAGAAAAcaaggaaaatattaaaaataaaaccccgaattaaaaaaaaaattaaattaaatttctaagcttttgtttattttaaggGAAGTGggaaaatattaagaaaaaagagaggatagagaaaaataaaaataaaaaagaaagataaagaaagagaaagataggGAGCTCCGGAACTCGAAGCTTAGATTtgaaaagtgattttttttccctttttttttaagaaaataaaaataaaaaaccaacgACAAGAACAGCAAGATCGAGTGCAGAGAAAGGGaaggagaggaagaagaaagaggagaagGGAATGGGTGAAGAGGACAAAGACTCAAAACGCAGTCATTTCTATTCCCTCACACcaacaaaagtttaaaatatatatatgcatattatactaatttgttgaaattttttttattgctttcttgTATTGTGAGAGAATGGTATGAGATTCATGTCTCAGTCGCAGTTTCAGACCGTGCAGTGAACgctttatatatatgatgagaaCATATATGGGACTGTCAAGAGTGGTGTTATTGAGAATGGAACTGTGAAATATATAAGTCGGGAAGTGatgaattgatttttatttatttattaatatcatTTATTAGATTATCTCCAATTCTAT
This region includes:
- the LOC126709727 gene encoding AT-hook motif nuclear-localized protein 23, which codes for MAGLDLGPASRYVHHQLHRSEFNLQLQQQHHHQQQQQQQQQDSEDDGGQYSGDPHQDDGPHQGLELVTNSSGGAGDIAGRRPRGRPPGSKNKPKPPVIITRESANTLRAHILEVGNGCDVFDCVATYARRRQRGICILSGSGTVTNVSLRQPAAAGAIVTLHGRFEILSLSGSFLPPPAPPGATSLTIFLAGGQGQVVGGSVVGELTAAGPVIVIAASFTNVAYERLPLDEEEQLQIQTPTAQQGSGGGGGSGGGGGGGVGGSNPFSDPSAGFPFLNLPLNMPPNVQLPVDGWAGNSGGAARGGPF